One window from the genome of Oryctolagus cuniculus chromosome 1, mOryCun1.1, whole genome shotgun sequence encodes:
- the MCAM gene encoding cell surface glycoprotein MUC18 isoform X2 produces the protein MGLPGLVCVFLLAAACCCRRVAGVPGEAEQPAQELVEVEVGGTAILKCGPAHSQDNFSHADWFSVHKEKPTLIFRVRHGQGLGEPGEYQQRLRLQGQGAALVLTHVTPHDERIFLCQGRRPHSQEHRVQLRVYKAPEEPTIQVNALGISVDSEEPAEVATCVGKNGYPAPQVSWYKNRRPLQEEKNQVHIQSSQTVESSGLYTLKSVLKARLVKEDKDAQFYCELSYRLPSGNHMKESREVTVPVFYSAEKVWLEVEPVGALKEGDRVEIRCLSDGNPQPHFSINKQNPGTSEMEEEATTDNGILVLESAQKEHSGLYECQGLDLETMISLSSERHELLVNYVSDVRVTPAAPESQEGSSLSLTCEADSSQALEFQWLREKTGQELGRGPKLQLPNLRREAAGGYRCVASVPSVPGLNRTQLVNVAVFGPPWMASKETKVWVKENAVLNVSCEASGHPRPTISWNANGMASEQSRDPQSVLSTLTVLVSPELLAAGAVQCTASNSLGRNTTTILLELVSLTTLTPESSPTTGLSTSTASPHARANGTSTEKKLPEPESQGVVIVAVSVCILVLAVLGAVLYFFYKKGKLPCGRSGKQEMERNTSI, from the exons ATGGGGCTGCCAGGGCTCGTCTGCGTCTTCTTGCTCGCAGCCGCCTGCTGCTGTCGCCGCGTCGCGG gTGTGCCTGGAGAGGCGGAGCAGCCTGCGCAGGAGCTGGTAGAGGTGGAGGTGGGCGGCACGGCGATCCTGAAGTGCGGCCCCGCCCACTCCCAGGACAACTTCAGCCATGCGGATTGGTTTTCC GTCCACAAGGAGAAGCCGACACTCATCTTCCGCGTGCGCCACGGCCAGGGCCTGGGCGAGCCCGGCGAGTACCAGCAGCGGCTGCGCCTGCAGGGCCAAGGAGCCGCCCTGGTTCTGACTCACGTCACCCCCCACGATGAGCGCATCTTCCTGTGCCAGGGCAGGCGGCCTCATTCCCAGGAGCACCGCGTCCAGCTGCGCGTCTACA AGGCTCCGGAGGAGCCCACCATCCAGGTCAACGCCCTGGGCATCTCTGTGGACAGTGAAGAGCCTGCGGAG GTGGCCACCTGCGTGGGGAAGAACGGCTACCCCGCTCCCCAAGTCAGCTGGTACAAGAACAGGCGGCCCCTGCAGGAGGAGAAGAACC AGGTGCACATTCAGTCGTCGCAGACCGTGGAGTCCAGCGGTCTGTACACCCTGAAGAGTGTTCTGAAGGCGCGGCTGGTTAAGGAAGACAAGGACGCCCAGTTCTACTGTGAGCTCAGCTACCGGCTGCCCAGTGGGAACCACATGAAGGAATCCAGGGAGGTCACCGTCCCCGTGTTCT ACTCCGCAGAAAAGGTGTGGTTGGAGGTGGAGCCCGTGGGGGCGCTGAAGGAAGGGGACCGTGTGGAAATCAGGTGTTTGTCGGACGGCAACCCCCAGCCCCACTTCAGCATCAACAAGCAG aACCCTGGCACCAGCgagatggaggaggaggccaCCACAGACAATGGCATCCTGGTCTTGGAATCAGCCCAGAAGGAGCACAGCGGGCTCTACGAGTGTCAGGGGCTTGACTTGGAAACCATGATCTCGCTGTCCAGTGAACGCCACGAGCTACTGGTGAACT ATGTGTCCGATGTGCGAGTGACTCCTGCAGCCCCCGAGAGCCAGGAGGGCAGCAGCCTCAGCCTGACCTGCGAGGCAGACAGCAGCCAGGCCCTGGAGTTCCAGTGGCTGAGAGAGAAG acaggccaggagctgggaaggggGCCTAAGCTGCAGTTACCCAACCTGAGACGGGAGGCAGCGGGCGGCTACCGCTGCGTGGCATCGGTGCCCAGTGTCCCTGGCCTGAACCGCACACAGCTGGTCAACGTGGCTGTTTTTG GGCCCCCATGGATGGCATCAAAGGAGACGAAGGTGTGGGTGAAAGAGAACGCCGTGCTGAATGTGTCTTGTGAGGCCTCAGGCCACCCGCGGCCCACCATCTCCTGGAACGCCAACGGCATG GCTAGCGAGCAGAGCCGAGATCCGCAGAGCGTCCTGAGCACGCTGACTGTCCTTGTGAGCCCGGAGCTGCTGGCCGCGGGCGCTGTCCAGTGCACGGCCTCCAACTCCCTGGGCAGGAACACCACCACCATCCTCCTGGAGCTGG TCAGTTTAACCACCCTCACACCAGAGTCCAGCCCGACCACTGGCCTCAGCACCTCCACTGCCAGCCCTCATGCCAGAGCCAACGGCACCTCCACAG AGAAAAAGCTGCCGGAGCCTGAGAGCCAGGGCGTGGTCATCGTGGCGGTGAGCGTGTGCATCCTGGTCCTGGCCGTGCTGGGCGCTGTCCTGTATTTCTTCTACAAGAAGGGCAAGCTGCCGTGTGGGCGGTCAGGCAAGCAGGAGAT GGAGAGAAATACATCGATCTGA
- the MCAM gene encoding cell surface glycoprotein MUC18 isoform X1 translates to MGLPGLVCVFLLAAACCCRRVAGVPGEAEQPAQELVEVEVGGTAILKCGPAHSQDNFSHADWFSVHKEKPTLIFRVRHGQGLGEPGEYQQRLRLQGQGAALVLTHVTPHDERIFLCQGRRPHSQEHRVQLRVYKAPEEPTIQVNALGISVDSEEPAEVATCVGKNGYPAPQVSWYKNRRPLQEEKNQVHIQSSQTVESSGLYTLKSVLKARLVKEDKDAQFYCELSYRLPSGNHMKESREVTVPVFYSAEKVWLEVEPVGALKEGDRVEIRCLSDGNPQPHFSINKQNPGTSEMEEEATTDNGILVLESAQKEHSGLYECQGLDLETMISLSSERHELLVNYVSDVRVTPAAPESQEGSSLSLTCEADSSQALEFQWLREKTGQELGRGPKLQLPNLRREAAGGYRCVASVPSVPGLNRTQLVNVAVFGPPWMASKETKVWVKENAVLNVSCEASGHPRPTISWNANGMASEQSRDPQSVLSTLTVLVSPELLAAGAVQCTASNSLGRNTTTILLELVSLTTLTPESSPTTGLSTSTASPHARANGTSTEKKLPEPESQGVVIVAVSVCILVLAVLGAVLYFFYKKGKLPCGRSGKQEITLPPSRKGELVVEVKSDKLPEEMGLLQGSSGDKRAPGDQGEKYIDLRH, encoded by the exons ATGGGGCTGCCAGGGCTCGTCTGCGTCTTCTTGCTCGCAGCCGCCTGCTGCTGTCGCCGCGTCGCGG gTGTGCCTGGAGAGGCGGAGCAGCCTGCGCAGGAGCTGGTAGAGGTGGAGGTGGGCGGCACGGCGATCCTGAAGTGCGGCCCCGCCCACTCCCAGGACAACTTCAGCCATGCGGATTGGTTTTCC GTCCACAAGGAGAAGCCGACACTCATCTTCCGCGTGCGCCACGGCCAGGGCCTGGGCGAGCCCGGCGAGTACCAGCAGCGGCTGCGCCTGCAGGGCCAAGGAGCCGCCCTGGTTCTGACTCACGTCACCCCCCACGATGAGCGCATCTTCCTGTGCCAGGGCAGGCGGCCTCATTCCCAGGAGCACCGCGTCCAGCTGCGCGTCTACA AGGCTCCGGAGGAGCCCACCATCCAGGTCAACGCCCTGGGCATCTCTGTGGACAGTGAAGAGCCTGCGGAG GTGGCCACCTGCGTGGGGAAGAACGGCTACCCCGCTCCCCAAGTCAGCTGGTACAAGAACAGGCGGCCCCTGCAGGAGGAGAAGAACC AGGTGCACATTCAGTCGTCGCAGACCGTGGAGTCCAGCGGTCTGTACACCCTGAAGAGTGTTCTGAAGGCGCGGCTGGTTAAGGAAGACAAGGACGCCCAGTTCTACTGTGAGCTCAGCTACCGGCTGCCCAGTGGGAACCACATGAAGGAATCCAGGGAGGTCACCGTCCCCGTGTTCT ACTCCGCAGAAAAGGTGTGGTTGGAGGTGGAGCCCGTGGGGGCGCTGAAGGAAGGGGACCGTGTGGAAATCAGGTGTTTGTCGGACGGCAACCCCCAGCCCCACTTCAGCATCAACAAGCAG aACCCTGGCACCAGCgagatggaggaggaggccaCCACAGACAATGGCATCCTGGTCTTGGAATCAGCCCAGAAGGAGCACAGCGGGCTCTACGAGTGTCAGGGGCTTGACTTGGAAACCATGATCTCGCTGTCCAGTGAACGCCACGAGCTACTGGTGAACT ATGTGTCCGATGTGCGAGTGACTCCTGCAGCCCCCGAGAGCCAGGAGGGCAGCAGCCTCAGCCTGACCTGCGAGGCAGACAGCAGCCAGGCCCTGGAGTTCCAGTGGCTGAGAGAGAAG acaggccaggagctgggaaggggGCCTAAGCTGCAGTTACCCAACCTGAGACGGGAGGCAGCGGGCGGCTACCGCTGCGTGGCATCGGTGCCCAGTGTCCCTGGCCTGAACCGCACACAGCTGGTCAACGTGGCTGTTTTTG GGCCCCCATGGATGGCATCAAAGGAGACGAAGGTGTGGGTGAAAGAGAACGCCGTGCTGAATGTGTCTTGTGAGGCCTCAGGCCACCCGCGGCCCACCATCTCCTGGAACGCCAACGGCATG GCTAGCGAGCAGAGCCGAGATCCGCAGAGCGTCCTGAGCACGCTGACTGTCCTTGTGAGCCCGGAGCTGCTGGCCGCGGGCGCTGTCCAGTGCACGGCCTCCAACTCCCTGGGCAGGAACACCACCACCATCCTCCTGGAGCTGG TCAGTTTAACCACCCTCACACCAGAGTCCAGCCCGACCACTGGCCTCAGCACCTCCACTGCCAGCCCTCATGCCAGAGCCAACGGCACCTCCACAG AGAAAAAGCTGCCGGAGCCTGAGAGCCAGGGCGTGGTCATCGTGGCGGTGAGCGTGTGCATCCTGGTCCTGGCCGTGCTGGGCGCTGTCCTGTATTTCTTCTACAAGAAGGGCAAGCTGCCGTGTGGGCGGTCAGGCAAGCAGGAGAT caCGCTGCCCCCGTCTCGTAAGGGCGAACTTGTAGTTGAAGTTAAGTCAGATAAGCTCCCCGAAGAGATGGGCCTCCTGCAGGGCAGCAGCGGTGACAAGAGGGCTCCAGGAGACCAG GGAGAGAAATACATCGATCTGAGGCATTAG